The Deltaproteobacteria bacterium genome includes the window CAATTTAGCGCGCAATCCGATGACCAAGTAGAATGCCAAGCCGGCGGCGCACAAACTTTTGTCGGGAAAGTTACAGTCCTTGCGATGGGGATTGATGACCGCGATGGCCGGCGGAAATTCCGGCGGCGGCTGGTGATGATCGACGATCACGATGTCGAGGCCGAAGCCGTTGGCCGCGGCGACTTCTTTAGCGTTGGAAATACCGCAGTCGACGGTGACCAGCAGATCGACGCCGCGCTCTTTCAAACTGCGCAGGCCGTCGACGTTGAGACCGTAACCTTCCTCGATGCGATGAGGCACATGATAAATCGGCGTAGCACCGATCTCGCGCAAGAAGGAAACCAACACCGAAGCGCCGGTGGTACCGTCGACGTCGTAGTCGCCCCAGATACCGATCTGTTCTTTGTTCGTGATCGCGGCGACGATGCGCGCCACCGCCGGCTCCATGTCGGCCATGATGAAGGGCGAGGGTAGGTCGTCGCGTAAACTCGAAGAAAGATAGGTTTTGACGGCGGCTAAGTCGGCAAAACCGCGCAGCGCGAGAATCCGCGCTAAGAGTGGCGAAAGGTTGAGTTGCTTGGCGTGGCTGGCGACAACGTCGTTGTCGGTTTGTTTGAGAACCCAGCGTTTGGCGAGTTCGCTTGGCATTTAATCAAGGAAGTAATTCAGAATGAAAATGCAGAATACATATTGTTCGCTCATCGTCCCGGCCCCATCCTCATTCTGAATTCTGCCTTCTGGATTCTGCATTCATTTACTTATTCCGCGACGCCACGCCTTTGTCCCAGAAAAGAATGACCGGGCTGGCGATGTAAATGGTCGAGTAGACGCCGGAGAAAAATCCCACCAATAGCGCGAAGGCGAAGGGGCGGATCACCGCGCCGCCGAGCAGATAGAGCGCGACCAAAACCATGATCGCCGTGCTGACGGTGATGATCGTTCGGCTGAGTGTTTCGTTGATGCTCATGTTGATGATGCTTTCCATGCTCTCTCGTTTCACTTTGCGCATGTTTTCACGGATACGGTCGCAGACGATCACCGTGTCGTTGACCGAGTAACCGACCACCGTTAGGAGTGCCGCGACGATGGTCAGGTCGAACTCGTAGTTGGCCACCAGCAAGGCGCCGATGGTGATCAGCACGTCATGAGCCAGGGCGATCACCGCGCCGAGACCGAAGCTGAGACCGATGCGCGCGCCGAAGGCCGAGGCGAAGCGCGCCCAGATATACACGCCCATCATCACCGTGGCGGCGATCACCGACATGGCGCCGCGAAAACGCAAATCTTCGCCGACCTTCGGTCCCACCGACTCGATGCGCCGCACCTCGAATTTGCCGGCGCCGAAGCCGGCGGTCAAACCTTTCTTGATTTGCTCAGCCAAGGCGCCGAGCTCCACCGAGATTTTTTCCAAGCGCACGAGATATTCATTGGCGGCAGCTTCGCCGAAGTCCTGAATCACCGCGCCCGTCAGACCCGCCTTGTCGAGCACCGCGCGGATGTCGGGGATAGCGACCCGCTGCTGAAACTTGAGCTGCACCATGGTGCCGCCGGCGAAGTCGACGCCCAGGTTCGGCCCTTTGATGAACAGAAAGGCCAGCACCGCGATGTTGACCGCGCTGGAAAGGATGATCGCGATCTTACGATAGCGAGTAAACTGGATAGTGGTTCCCGGCTTGATGAGTTCCATGATTGTCCTTTTAGATGCTCACGCGATCGAGCTTACGCGCACCGGTGCGATAATCGTAGTAGATACGCGTCAAATACACCGCCGTGAGAATCGTCGTGAAAATGCCGACGCACAGCGTCACGGCGAAGCCCTTGATCGGTCCGGTGCCAAACTGAAACAGAATCACACCGGAGAGAAACGTCGTGATGTTGGAATCGAGAATCGCCGGCAGAGCGTTTTGATATCCCGCTTCGATGGCCGAGCGCACGGCGCGCCCGGCGCGCAACTCCTCGCGGATACGTTCGTTGATCAGCACGTTGGCGTCGACGGCCATACCGATGGTCAGGACGATGCCGGCGATGCCCGGCAGCGTCAGCACCGCTTGAAAACCGGCCAGGATCGCCACCATGTAAAGAATATTGAAAATCACCGCCACATTGGCGAGCAAGCCGGCGCCCTTGTAGTAGGCGATCATGAAAATAATCACCAGCACGCCGCCGACAACAAAAGATATCACGCCTTGATTGATCGAGTCCTGGCCGAGGGACGGCCCGACGGTGCGCTCTTCGGCGATCTCCACCGGCGCCGGCAGCGCGCCGGCGCGCAGCACGATCGCTAGATCCCTAGCTTCTTTGATGTCGAAGCTGCCCGAGATCGAAGCCCGGCCGCCGCCGATCCGTTCACGAATCACCGGCGCGGAATAAACCCGGTTGTCGAGCACGATGGCGAGGCGTCGTTTGACGTTGGCTGCGGTGATCTGATCGAAAATTCGCGCGCCATCGCTCTTGAGAATCAATTCCACCGACGCGCCTTCCAGCTGCTCCCCCGGTCGCACCCGGGCGTCTTGAATATATTCGCCGGTCATCAAGGCTTTCGGCTCCAACACATAAGGCACTTTAGCGGTACTCGCCCCTTCGCCCTTGCCGACATGGCCGAACAACAGTTCGCGCCCCGGAGGAGCCACACCGCTTTTCGCCGCTTCCTCGGTGTTGGCGTTGTCGTCGACGACTTTGAATTCCAACAGAGCGGTTTTACCGATGATCTCTTTAGCGCGCTCGGGATCCTGAATACCGGGGAGCTGAATGAGAATATTGGTCTGACCCTGGCGCTGGATGATCGGCTCGCTGACGCCGAATTGATCGATACGGTTGCGAATAGTTTCCAACGACTGGTCGATGGCGTAATCGCGCGTCGCACGCAGATCGTCTTTGCTGAGCCCAAGAAGAATATCCGCGCTGCCGCCGGCCAATCCGCTTTTGGCTTCGACCAGATTGGCGAAATCGCTTTTCAAGATACCGCGCACGCGCTCGACGCTGGCGGCGACGGCTTTGATTTGAATTTGATTGCCGGCGACCCGATCGACGGTGACGCCGGCGACGCTCTTTTCGCGCAGCGCATTGGTCAACTCGGTGCGAATCCGTTCGACATGATTCTCCACCGCCTTGTCGACCTTCACTTCGAGGACCAAATGGCTGCCGCCCTGGAGATCGAGCCCCAAGTGAATCTTGTCCGACGGCAACACCGCACTCCACCAACTGGGCAGCGAAGTGACGAAGGTCGGCAACAATAAAATCGCCGCGACCAAAGTCGCCAGACCGAACAAGACGAGCCGTGTAACGACGGACTGCCGCATGCTGCTATTCCTTTCCCTCTTTTACCGGTGCTTTTTCGGCAACGAAGGCGGTGCCGATCTGCGCGCGGGCAACTCGGATGCGCACGTTGGGCGCGACTTCGATCGTCACCACGGCATCCTTCAAGTCGACCACCTTACCGTAAATCCCCCCGGAGGTCATCACCTCGTCGTTCTTTTTCAGTTTTTTGAGCAGCTCGCCATGCTCTTTGGCTTTTTTCTGCTGGGGCCGAATCACCATGAAATACATGATGGCGAAAATAATCACGAACGGGAATATCGTCATTATCGCGCCGGGACCGCCGGTCCCCGGCGCGCCTTGGGCGTATGCAAGATCGATCATGAATCCTCCTGAAATTTATGGTTCCTCGGAGTTTACTATGAAGATGTTTTCACCACGAAGGCACGAAGGACACGAAGGTTTCGGAAAATTATTATTCCGAACTTCGTGCTCTTCGTGTCCTTCGTGGTGAATACTCTTTCACACTAAACCCGGAAAACCCAAAATACTTAACTTACGGCGCCGCGTCGGCTTCCAGCCACTCGGGCCAGAGTTCCGGGCGACCCTCACGAATCGCTTCCCGACACTTATCCATGAGGCGATGATAAAAGTAAAGATTGTGCAAACTATTAAGCTCGGCCGAGAGAAATTCACCCGCCTTATACAAGTGGCGCAGATAGGCGCGCGAGAAGTTGCGGCAGCAGTAGCAGCCGCACGATTCATCTAACGGGCGGCTGTCCTCGGCGTATTCGGCGCGCTTGATGTTGATCTTGCCTTGCCAAGTGAACAAGGTGCCGTTGCGCGCGTTGCGAGTCGGAATCACGCAGTCGAACATATCGAAGCCGGCGCGCACGGCGTTGAGAATATCCTGCGGCCGCCCGACACCCATCAAATAGCGCGGCTTGTCTTCGGGCAGAAGCTCGACGGTGAATGCGGAAATGGCGTTGAGCTGCTCGACGCTCTCGCCCACCGCCAGCCCGCCGACCGCGAACCCCTCGAAGTCCAATCGCGTCATGTCGTCGACACAGCCGCGGCGCAAATCTTCGAACAGCCCGCCTTGAATAATACCGAACATCAGCTGATCGGCGCGCGTGCGCGCCTCGATGCAGCGCTCCGCCCAGCGCAGCGTCCGCGCCGTCGAACTTTCGACGTAATCGCGCTTGGCGTCAGGGGGAATGCACTCGTCCAAGATCATCGCGATATCGGTGCCCAGAGCTTCTTGAATCTCCACCGCTTTTTCCGGCGTGAGCAAGTGCGACGAGCCATCCAAGTGCGATTGAAAGCGCGCCCCCTCTTCGGAAATCTTGCGCATCGCCGCCAAACTAAAAACCTGATAGCCGCCACTGTCGGTCAAAATCGGCCCGTCCCACGACATGAAGCGGTGCAGTCCACCGAGCCGGCGAATCGGCTCATGTCCCGGCCGCAGATAGAGATGATAAGTATTGCCGAGCAGAATCTGGCAGCCCAGCTCGCGCAAATCCCGCGGCAACACCGCCTTCACCGTCCCCTGGGTCCCCACCGGCATGAAGCACGGCGTCTCGACAATGCCGTGTGCCGTCACCAAACGACCGAGACGCGCTTTGCTGTTTGAATCTTTCTTAATGACAGTGAAATGATTACCCATCAACCCATTTTCGATTTTAGTCCGCGGGGCCGCTTGTCGGATTCGTGTAGGGGCGGACCTACGTGTCCGCCCGTTCGGAGGGCCGACACGCAGGTCGGCCCCTACCCTTACATGTTGCCTTCTTCACTTTCTCACTTCATTCGCCCGCGCCAGCAGCTCGTACGGAAGCGTGATCCCAATCTGTTTTGCCGCCGGAAGGCTAATGATGAATTCAAACTTCGTCGCCTGCTGTACGGGGAGATCAGCCGGCCTCGTCCCTTTGAGGATTCTGTCTACGTAGTGGGCGGCCTTCCGGAACAGATCTTCGTAGTCCGCCCCGTAGAACATGAGGCCGCCCTCATCGACAAACTCCTTCGAGAAGTAAATAGCCGGCAAGCGGTATTTTGTGGCAAGCTCGATGATCCGCTTTCTTTCGGAGAAAATAAAGCCAGTGGTAACCGTCATAATCGCGCCCACCTGTTTCTGCTTGGCGGTTTTAAAGGCGCTCTCTAAACCTTTGGCGTCGAGTTGAGTCTCGATCTCTTCCAATTTTAGCTTCAGGTACAAAGCCGCAGGCCTGAGTTCTTTCATTTGGTCGTTGCCCCCCCCCCCGTCCGTAGAAGTCCAACGCGGGCGAGCTTGGGGACCGCGTCCTTGAGTATCTCGAGCCGTTTCGTGTTTAGTTCATTTGCCAAACTCGAGAAACCGGTGACATTGCCTCCCGTCCGCGCCAAACTGGCAACCAGACCTTCACCCACGGGATCCCCGGGGTTCACCATCAGAATTGGGATGGTACCAGTCGCTTTCTTCGCATCCCGCGCCGCTGCCGTCCCTGTGACCACGATCAGATCGACCTTTAAACGGACCAACTCCGCCGCAAGCACAGGTCGGCGCTCACGCTTTCCCTCCGAGAACCGGTACTCGATGGTGAAATTCTTTCCCTCAATCCATCCAAGCTTGCTCAGCTCTTGCAGGAACGCCTTCAAATGGCCCGCCATACCAGCAGCAGTGCCTCCATCCAGGAAACCTATGCGGAAAATTTTCCCTGCCTGCTGTGCCTGAGCCACAGCCCCA containing:
- a CDS encoding tRNA guanosine(34) transglycosylase Tgt; the encoded protein is MGNHFTVIKKDSNSKARLGRLVTAHGIVETPCFMPVGTQGTVKAVLPRDLRELGCQILLGNTYHLYLRPGHEPIRRLGGLHRFMSWDGPILTDSGGYQVFSLAAMRKISEEGARFQSHLDGSSHLLTPEKAVEIQEALGTDIAMILDECIPPDAKRDYVESSTARTLRWAERCIEARTRADQLMFGIIQGGLFEDLRRGCVDDMTRLDFEGFAVGGLAVGESVEQLNAISAFTVELLPEDKPRYLMGVGRPQDILNAVRAGFDMFDCVIPTRNARNGTLFTWQGKINIKRAEYAEDSRPLDESCGCYCCRNFSRAYLRHLYKAGEFLSAELNSLHNLYFYHRLMDKCREAIREGRPELWPEWLEADAAP
- the secD gene encoding protein translocase subunit SecD codes for the protein MRQSVVTRLVLFGLATLVAAILLLPTFVTSLPSWWSAVLPSDKIHLGLDLQGGSHLVLEVKVDKAVENHVERIRTELTNALREKSVAGVTVDRVAGNQIQIKAVAASVERVRGILKSDFANLVEAKSGLAGGSADILLGLSKDDLRATRDYAIDQSLETIRNRIDQFGVSEPIIQRQGQTNILIQLPGIQDPERAKEIIGKTALLEFKVVDDNANTEEAAKSGVAPPGRELLFGHVGKGEGASTAKVPYVLEPKALMTGEYIQDARVRPGEQLEGASVELILKSDGARIFDQITAANVKRRLAIVLDNRVYSAPVIRERIGGGRASISGSFDIKEARDLAIVLRAGALPAPVEIAEERTVGPSLGQDSINQGVISFVVGGVLVIIFMIAYYKGAGLLANVAVIFNILYMVAILAGFQAVLTLPGIAGIVLTIGMAVDANVLINERIREELRAGRAVRSAIEAGYQNALPAILDSNITTFLSGVILFQFGTGPIKGFAVTLCVGIFTTILTAVYLTRIYYDYRTGARKLDRVSI
- the secF gene encoding protein translocase subunit SecF, coding for MELIKPGTTIQFTRYRKIAIILSSAVNIAVLAFLFIKGPNLGVDFAGGTMVQLKFQQRVAIPDIRAVLDKAGLTGAVIQDFGEAAANEYLVRLEKISVELGALAEQIKKGLTAGFGAGKFEVRRIESVGPKVGEDLRFRGAMSVIAATVMMGVYIWARFASAFGARIGLSFGLGAVIALAHDVLITIGALLVANYEFDLTIVAALLTVVGYSVNDTVIVCDRIRENMRKVKRESMESIINMSINETLSRTIITVSTAIMVLVALYLLGGAVIRPFAFALLVGFFSGVYSTIYIASPVILFWDKGVASRNK
- the yajC gene encoding preprotein translocase subunit YajC — translated: MIDLAYAQGAPGTGGPGAIMTIFPFVIIFAIMYFMVIRPQQKKAKEHGELLKKLKKNDEVMTSGGIYGKVVDLKDAVVTIEVAPNVRIRVARAQIGTAFVAEKAPVKEGKE